The following are from one region of the Magallana gigas chromosome 4, xbMagGiga1.1, whole genome shotgun sequence genome:
- the LOC105334887 gene encoding kinesin-like protein KIF11-A isoform X1, producing MKSKPDREKNQNIQVSVRCRPINDIEKKQASYSVVECNGEKREVTVKERLGVNPNTKTFFFDHVFPPASKQIDLYKKVVTPIIDEVLLGYNCTIFAYGQTGTGKTFTMEGGRVDGQEVSWEKDPLAGIIPRAMFNIFEQLSKSQEIEFSVRVSFLELYNEELFDLLGSSEDALRLKIYEDSAKKGSVIIQGLEEVVVRNKSEVFQILERGSARRQTAATLMNATSSRSHTVFSVTIHIKENTIDGEELLKTGKLYLVDLAGSENIGRSGAVDKRAREAGNINQSLLTLGRVITALVEHAPHIPYRESKLTRLLQDSLGGRTKTSIIATISPASCNLEETLSTLDYAFRAKNIQNQPEVNQKLTKKALLRTYNEEIERLRRDLQAAREKNGIFLAEENYIAMQTKIRQQEDSIHEMEEQLDALTKEKEKINNLFETTQRELEETSKRLMKTANHLVRTTGALEETAQTLETTVKEREEQKYLVKQHLNSENCLYGEATELMSTVQSTLTDVHGLHDKLDRKRSVERHNEQCQTEFQGAFNREINSIETQLQAFLQTQSDFHTDRTQKIACMLEKGRSETTTLGDLVSGLQDKLKEHVTSLHQHTDTQTTSRLTWMEKTLEQSQNTQVLEESRNQQFYQETFLTLVKSAQEKLEASTHTLQQELEKFQQQKKEFEQTTQSWTSSISEHLAKVKNMVGEFSTEMSQKLSNLEQSHSEMNELDEELEKILIKKRRLLSQSQTTTKESRGQLNKFSEEVGMEIDTLDSSCHESGKTTIKNFQETFISHGEKVSKVSTELDSCRNTCGQMSERVIENIEQGNKVHKDYVSQLCERVDLGKSETVSAKDSHQRIVEELNADYAGSLENVTKSKCAVTELVESYSTDLTNQSAQSQDHVIQWSNQLQTELGNRVEDVHAFLQEKMKKDIPTGATPQRREVLYPQSLTRTGAHEELLEDFGFQPPPIKANLMRSLELAAQEEESEGGVSDQMDHQTQAIQKEIPDDVSEAGSDMSCSSATSGVSVFSYSSKTSETKENALKKSRKVKINSTNITPRNKTRLPLRSSNNDS from the exons ATGAAAAGTAAACCAGATAGGGAGAAAAACCAAAACATTCAAGTATCGGTTCGATGCAG gcCCATCAATGACATTGAAAAGAAGCAGGCTTCTTATTCAGTGGTTGAATGTAATGGAGAGAAAAGAGAGGTGACAGTTAAAGAAAGATTGGGAGTAAACCCAAACACAAAGACTTTCTTTTTTGACCATGTATTTCCACCAGCATCAAAGCAGATTGATCTGTACAAGAAAGTTGTCACGCCGATTATTGACGAGGTGCTTCTGGGATACAACTGTACCATTTTTGC ATATGGACAAACAGGCACTGGCAAAACCTTCACGATGGAGGGTGGGCGGGTGGACGGCCAGGAGGTGTCCTGGGAGAAGGACCCACTGGCTGGCATCATTCCAAGGGCCATGTTCAACATATTTGAACAGCTTTCTAAGTCACAG GAGATCGAGTTTTCAGTAAGAGTGTCATTTCTTGAGCTGTATAATGAAGAGCTCTTTGATTTGTTGGGGTCCTCAGAAGATGCACTCCGCCTCAAAATCTACGAGGACAGCGCCAAAAAG GGGTCAGTGATTATACAAGGTCTGGAAGAGGTGGTGGTCCGGAACAAGTCAGAGGTGTTCCAGATCCTGGAGCGGGGCTCCGCGCGGCGACAGACGGCCGCCACACTGATGAATGCCACCTCAAG TCGATCCCACACTGTGTTTTCTGTCACTATACACATTAAGGAGAACACCATTGATGGCGAGGAACTTCTGAAGACAGGAAAACTCTATCTG GTTGATTTAGCAGGAAGTGAAAACATTGGGCGTTCGGGTGCTGTGGACAAGCGAGCACGAGAGGCGGGTAACATAAACCAGAGTCTGCTGACCCTGGGGCGCGTCATCACTGCACTGGTGGAGCACGCCCCCCACATCCCATACAG AGAGAGTAAGCTCACTCGTCTCCTACAAGACTCCCTGGGAGGAAGAACGAAGACCTCCATCATTGCCACCATCTCGCCTGCTTCCTGCAATCTAGAG GAAACGTTAAGTACTTTGGATTATGCTTTTCGAGCTAAGAATATTCAGAATCAGCCTGAAGTGAACCAGAAACTGACAAAGAAGGCGCTACTGAGG ACGTATAATGAAGAAATTGAAAGACTCAGGCGAGATCTCCAGGCAGCTAGGGAGAAAAATGGCATCTTCTTAGCAGaagaaaactacat TGCTATGCAGACAAAAATTCGCCAACAGGAAGATTCCATTCATGAGATGGAAGAACAACTTGACGCCCTCACAAAGGAGAAAGAGAAG ATTAACAACTTGTTTGAGACCACGCAGAGAGAGCTGGAAGAGACCAGCAAGAGGCTGATGAAGACGGCCAATCACCTGGTGCGTACAACAGGTGCCCTCGAGGAGACGGCCCAGACCCTTGAAACGACCGTCAAGGAGAGGGAGGAGCAGAAGTACTTGGTCAAACAGCACCTCAACTCAGAGAACTGTCTGTATGGGGAGGCCACAGAG TTGATGTCCACGGTCCAGTCGACCCTGACTGATGTCCATGGCCTGCACGACAAACTGGACAGGAAGCGGTCGGTAGAGAGACACAATGAGCAGTGTCAGACCGAGTTCCAGGGGGCCTTCAACAGGGAAATCAACAGCATAGAGACTCAGCTACAGGCTTTCCTACAGACTCAGAGTGACTTCCACACCGACCGCACACAGAAAATAG CTTGCATGTTGGAAAAAGGGAGATCTGAAACAACTACATTGGGAGACCTGGTCAGTGGCTTGCAGGACAAGCTAAAGGAGCATGTGACCTCTCTACACCAACACACAGACACACAGACAACGTCCAGACTGACCTGGATGGAGAAGACATTGGAACAGTCCCAGAATACACAG GTATTAGAGGAGTCCCGGAACCAACAATTCTATCAGGAAACTTTCTTGACTCTTGTGAAAAGTGCTCAAGAGAAACTGGAAGCTTCCACTCATACTCTCCAACAGGAATTGGAGAAATTTCAGCAACAG AAAAAAGAGTTTGAGCAGACAACGCAAAGTTGGACTAGTTCTATCTCTGAACACTTAGCCAAGGTCAAGAACATGGTTGGTGAGTTTTCGACTGAGATGAGCCAGAAACTGAGCAATCTGGAGCAATCTCATAGTGAGATGAATGAGCTCGATGAAGAACTGGAGAAGATTCTTATTAAGAAGAGACGACTTCTGAGTCAGTCCCAGACAACCACCAAAGAATCTCGAGGTCAATTGAACAAGTTCTCGGAGGAGGTTGGCATGGAAATTGACACATTGGACAGTAGTTGCCACGAAAGTGGAAAGACAACCATTAAGAATTTCCAGGAAACTTTTATTTCCCATGGAGAGAAAGTCTCAAAg GTTTCTACTGAATTAGACTCCTGCCGAAATACTTGTGGACAGATGTCAGAGAGAGTCATTGAAAATATAGAGCAAGGCAACAAG gTACATAAGGACTATGTTTCCCAGCTGTGTGAGAGGGTTGATTTGGGGAAATCTGAGACAGTTTCAGCGAAGGACAGCCACCAGAGAATAGTTGAG GAGCTGAATGCCGATTATGCTGGAAGCTTAGAGAATGTCACAAAGAGTAAGTGTGCTGTAACAGAGCTGGTGGAATCCTACTCAACTGATTTAACCAATCAGAGTGCTCAGAGCCAAGATCATGTGATTCAATGGTCCAATCAGCTACAGACAGAGTTGGGAAATAGAGTAGAGGATGTGCATGCCTTCCTTCAAGAGAAGATGAAGAAAGATATCCCAACAG GTGCTACCCCACAAAGACGGGAAGTTCTGTACCCTCAAAGTCTGACAAGAACTGGGGCCCATGAAGAGCTACTGGAGGACTTTGGTTTCCAGCCCCCACCTATAAAGGCCAACCTGATGAGGAGCTTGGAGCTGGCCGCTCAAGAGGAGGAGAGTGAGGGAGGGGTCAGTGATCAG ATGGATCATCAGACCCAGGCTATTCAGAAGGAGATTCCAGATGATGTGAGTGAGGCAGGAAGTGACATGTCGTGTTCCTCCGCGACCTCAGGGGTGTCTGTCTTCAGCTACTCCAGCAAG ACATCAGAAACCAAAGAGAATGCTTTGAAAAAGTCAAGAAAAGTCAAGATTAATAGTACCAACATCACTCCGCGCAACAAGACGCGACTTCCACTGCGCTCCAGTAACAACGATTCCTAG
- the LOC105334888 gene encoding delta-like protein 4, with translation MWTLYRLICFYVVFLNISGVSGGGHLSVRLVGYVNPGGNGENGNPCDGRYFFTGSPCDHRFIICVDKENGGNSMDKCHFGRVETPSIPDQDTVSFPTNIRGLENPILFNVTSWPDSGKFILKVDVWDDDVRSKDEHVEYLYKYLVIKPSGSRYNHTVKQFMLHRRTRLTLELAVFCDQFYFGPSCDIYCQHRNDSLGHYTCNSTGRKQCLKGWRGQGCRQMDYCADSPCQNNGTCLQRKDSYNCSCPHGFVGENCDIELCKDNYCRHDGDCYIVGDTHVCVCIPGWTGNRCQDRLLSCDDVTCSNNGTCTVSKNQYNCQCTDGWQGDGCLFDVDECKHSPCQGQSECINTKGSYRCQCSPGWTGINCTEQGDNPCLHGECANPRCLPSGGTYYPQCLESWSGVTCLANTQIGCQNNATCGNNHGKGTSCVCDKESGSELREGNEMTSCLSNCSSNIQCEVTSDGEWSCTCGQQLCYLPFPEFCCSVENDTNVSLALTPLNSFNESYFDQDHFMSPCSDFNMTFSTASLKRTNDSQTQYLKQEILAKVTFDNETTCTMWRQWAVTYCLHPLIGDDQSYEYDDDTDPALTDPSLLVDSNYESINWYPLTGLLAVPVFVGIVCFVVLRRRLARQDAGEEEDDEKALGNVPATFHNILYAEMNN, from the exons ATGTGGACGTTATACAGATTAATTTGCTTCTATGTTGttttcttaaacatt AGCGGGGTTAGTGGAGGGGGGCACCTGTCCGTTAGACTGGTGGGGTATGTCAATCCGGGAGGGAATGGGGAGAACGGCAATCCCTGTGACGGGCGCTATTTTTTCACGGGTTCTCCGTGCGACCATCGCTTCATCATCTGTGTGGATAAGGAAAATGG GGGGAATTCGATGGATAAATGTCATTTCGGACGAGTGGAAACACCCTCAATTCCAGACCAAGACACTGTATCGTTTCCAACCAACATCCGGGGATTGGAGAATCCAATTTTGTTCAACGTCACATCATGGCCT GACTCTGGAAAGTTTATATTAAAAGTAGATGTTTGGGACGACGACGTCCGCTCTAAAGATGAGCACGTGGAGTACCTGTACAAATACCTTGTCATCAAGCCCAGCGGCAGCCGATACAACCACACGGTCAAACAGTTTATGCTGCATCGCAGAACCAG ACTGACACTGGAGCTGGCTGTCTTCTGTGACCAGTTCTATTTTGGGCCGTCATGTGACATCTACTGCCAGCACAGGAACGATTCGCTCGGACACTACACGTGTAACAGCACGGGAAGGAAACAGTGCCTAAAGG GTTGGAGAGGCCAGGGTTGTCGCCAAATGGATTACTGCGCAGACTCACCGTGCCAGAACAATGGTACATGTCTACAGAGGAAGGACTCGTACAACTGTAGCTGTCCGCACGGCTTTGTGG GTGAGAACTGTGACATAGAGCTTTGTAAAGATAATTACTGCAGACACGATGGCGACTGTTACATTGTTGGTGACACTCACGTTTGTGTGTGTATCCCCGGATGGACGGGCAACAGGTGTCAGGATCGCCTTCTGAGTTGTGATGACGTCACATGTTCCAACAACGGCACATGCACAGTATccaaaaatcaatataattgCCAATGCACGGACGGGTGGCAAGGAGATGGCTGTTTATTTGACGTGGATGAGTGTAAGCATAGCCCATGTCAGGGACAATCCGAATGTATTAACACTAAAGGGAGTTACAGGTGTCAATGTTCCCCTGGGTGGACTGGTATAAACTGCACGGAACAAGGCGATAATCCGTGTCTGCACGGGGAGTGTGCAAATCCACGATGCTTACCCAGCGGCGGGACATATTACCCCCAGTGCTTAGAAAGTTGGTCCGGGGTCACTTGTCTTGCAAATACCCAGATTGGTTGTCAGAACAACGCAACTTGTGGTAACAATCATGGCAAGGGAACTTCTTGTGTCTGCGATAAGGAGTCTGGCTCGGAGTTACGGGAAGGAAATGAGATGACGTCATGTTTGAGTAACTGCAGCAGTAACATACAATGTGAAGTTACTTCTGACGGAGAGTGGTCTTGTACTTGTGGCCAACAGCTTTGTTACTTGCCTTTTCCAGAGTTTTGCTGCTCTGTAgaaaatg ATACTAATGTTTCTTTGGCATTAACTCCTCTAAATAGTTTCAACGAAAGTTATTTCGATCAAGATCATTTTATGTCTCCTTGCTCCGACTTCAACATGACGTTTTCCACTGCATCGCTAAAACGTACCAACGATTCTCAGACCCA gtATCTCAAGCAAGAGATTTTGGCTAAGGTGACTTTCGACAATGAGACGACTTGCACGATGTGGCGGCAGTGGGCTGTGACGTACTGCCTGCACCCCCTGATTGGGGACGACCAGTCGTACGAGTATGACGACGACACAGACCCCGCCCTCACTGATCCAAGTCTCCTAGTGGACAGCAACTATGAATCCATAAACTGGTACCCGCTGACTGGTCTATTAGCAGTTCCGGTCTTCGTTGGTATCGTCTGTTTTGTTGTTTTGCGCAGAAG ATTGGCGAGACAAGACGCGGGCGAAGAAGAGGATGACGAAAAAGCGTTGGGAAACGTTCCCGCAACATTTCATAACATCTTATACGCAGAGATGAATAATTAA
- the LOC105334887 gene encoding kinesin-like protein KIF11-A isoform X2 — translation MKSKPDREKNQNIQVSVRCRPINDIEKKQASYSVVECNGEKREVTVKERLGVNPNTKTFFFDHVFPPASKQIDLYKKVVTPIIDEVLLGYNCTIFAYGQTGTGKTFTMEGGRVDGQEVSWEKDPLAGIIPRAMFNIFEQLSKSQVIEFSVRVSFLELYNEELFDLLGSSEDALRLKIYEDSAKKGSVIIQGLEEVVVRNKSEVFQILERGSARRQTAATLMNATSSRSHTVFSVTIHIKENTIDGEELLKTGKLYLVDLAGSENIGRSGAVDKRAREAGNINQSLLTLGRVITALVEHAPHIPYRESKLTRLLQDSLGGRTKTSIIATISPASCNLEETLSTLDYAFRAKNIQNQPEVNQKLTKKALLRTYNEEIERLRRDLQAAREKNGIFLAEENYIAMQTKIRQQEDSIHEMEEQLDALTKEKEKINNLFETTQRELEETSKRLMKTANHLVRTTGALEETAQTLETTVKEREEQKYLVKQHLNSENCLYGEATELMSTVQSTLTDVHGLHDKLDRKRSVERHNEQCQTEFQGAFNREINSIETQLQAFLQTQSDFHTDRTQKIACMLEKGRSETTTLGDLVSGLQDKLKEHVTSLHQHTDTQTTSRLTWMEKTLEQSQNTQVLEESRNQQFYQETFLTLVKSAQEKLEASTHTLQQELEKFQQQKKEFEQTTQSWTSSISEHLAKVKNMVGEFSTEMSQKLSNLEQSHSEMNELDEELEKILIKKRRLLSQSQTTTKESRGQLNKFSEEVGMEIDTLDSSCHESGKTTIKNFQETFISHGEKVSKVSTELDSCRNTCGQMSERVIENIEQGNKVHKDYVSQLCERVDLGKSETVSAKDSHQRIVEELNADYAGSLENVTKSKCAVTELVESYSTDLTNQSAQSQDHVIQWSNQLQTELGNRVEDVHAFLQEKMKKDIPTGATPQRREVLYPQSLTRTGAHEELLEDFGFQPPPIKANLMRSLELAAQEEESEGGVSDQMDHQTQAIQKEIPDDVSEAGSDMSCSSATSGVSVFSYSSKTSETKENALKKSRKVKINSTNITPRNKTRLPLRSSNNDS, via the exons ATGAAAAGTAAACCAGATAGGGAGAAAAACCAAAACATTCAAGTATCGGTTCGATGCAG gcCCATCAATGACATTGAAAAGAAGCAGGCTTCTTATTCAGTGGTTGAATGTAATGGAGAGAAAAGAGAGGTGACAGTTAAAGAAAGATTGGGAGTAAACCCAAACACAAAGACTTTCTTTTTTGACCATGTATTTCCACCAGCATCAAAGCAGATTGATCTGTACAAGAAAGTTGTCACGCCGATTATTGACGAGGTGCTTCTGGGATACAACTGTACCATTTTTGC ATATGGACAAACAGGCACTGGCAAAACCTTCACGATGGAGGGTGGGCGGGTGGACGGCCAGGAGGTGTCCTGGGAGAAGGACCCACTGGCTGGCATCATTCCAAGGGCCATGTTCAACATATTTGAACAGCTTTCTAAGTCACAGGta ATCGAGTTTTCAGTAAGAGTGTCATTTCTTGAGCTGTATAATGAAGAGCTCTTTGATTTGTTGGGGTCCTCAGAAGATGCACTCCGCCTCAAAATCTACGAGGACAGCGCCAAAAAG GGGTCAGTGATTATACAAGGTCTGGAAGAGGTGGTGGTCCGGAACAAGTCAGAGGTGTTCCAGATCCTGGAGCGGGGCTCCGCGCGGCGACAGACGGCCGCCACACTGATGAATGCCACCTCAAG TCGATCCCACACTGTGTTTTCTGTCACTATACACATTAAGGAGAACACCATTGATGGCGAGGAACTTCTGAAGACAGGAAAACTCTATCTG GTTGATTTAGCAGGAAGTGAAAACATTGGGCGTTCGGGTGCTGTGGACAAGCGAGCACGAGAGGCGGGTAACATAAACCAGAGTCTGCTGACCCTGGGGCGCGTCATCACTGCACTGGTGGAGCACGCCCCCCACATCCCATACAG AGAGAGTAAGCTCACTCGTCTCCTACAAGACTCCCTGGGAGGAAGAACGAAGACCTCCATCATTGCCACCATCTCGCCTGCTTCCTGCAATCTAGAG GAAACGTTAAGTACTTTGGATTATGCTTTTCGAGCTAAGAATATTCAGAATCAGCCTGAAGTGAACCAGAAACTGACAAAGAAGGCGCTACTGAGG ACGTATAATGAAGAAATTGAAAGACTCAGGCGAGATCTCCAGGCAGCTAGGGAGAAAAATGGCATCTTCTTAGCAGaagaaaactacat TGCTATGCAGACAAAAATTCGCCAACAGGAAGATTCCATTCATGAGATGGAAGAACAACTTGACGCCCTCACAAAGGAGAAAGAGAAG ATTAACAACTTGTTTGAGACCACGCAGAGAGAGCTGGAAGAGACCAGCAAGAGGCTGATGAAGACGGCCAATCACCTGGTGCGTACAACAGGTGCCCTCGAGGAGACGGCCCAGACCCTTGAAACGACCGTCAAGGAGAGGGAGGAGCAGAAGTACTTGGTCAAACAGCACCTCAACTCAGAGAACTGTCTGTATGGGGAGGCCACAGAG TTGATGTCCACGGTCCAGTCGACCCTGACTGATGTCCATGGCCTGCACGACAAACTGGACAGGAAGCGGTCGGTAGAGAGACACAATGAGCAGTGTCAGACCGAGTTCCAGGGGGCCTTCAACAGGGAAATCAACAGCATAGAGACTCAGCTACAGGCTTTCCTACAGACTCAGAGTGACTTCCACACCGACCGCACACAGAAAATAG CTTGCATGTTGGAAAAAGGGAGATCTGAAACAACTACATTGGGAGACCTGGTCAGTGGCTTGCAGGACAAGCTAAAGGAGCATGTGACCTCTCTACACCAACACACAGACACACAGACAACGTCCAGACTGACCTGGATGGAGAAGACATTGGAACAGTCCCAGAATACACAG GTATTAGAGGAGTCCCGGAACCAACAATTCTATCAGGAAACTTTCTTGACTCTTGTGAAAAGTGCTCAAGAGAAACTGGAAGCTTCCACTCATACTCTCCAACAGGAATTGGAGAAATTTCAGCAACAG AAAAAAGAGTTTGAGCAGACAACGCAAAGTTGGACTAGTTCTATCTCTGAACACTTAGCCAAGGTCAAGAACATGGTTGGTGAGTTTTCGACTGAGATGAGCCAGAAACTGAGCAATCTGGAGCAATCTCATAGTGAGATGAATGAGCTCGATGAAGAACTGGAGAAGATTCTTATTAAGAAGAGACGACTTCTGAGTCAGTCCCAGACAACCACCAAAGAATCTCGAGGTCAATTGAACAAGTTCTCGGAGGAGGTTGGCATGGAAATTGACACATTGGACAGTAGTTGCCACGAAAGTGGAAAGACAACCATTAAGAATTTCCAGGAAACTTTTATTTCCCATGGAGAGAAAGTCTCAAAg GTTTCTACTGAATTAGACTCCTGCCGAAATACTTGTGGACAGATGTCAGAGAGAGTCATTGAAAATATAGAGCAAGGCAACAAG gTACATAAGGACTATGTTTCCCAGCTGTGTGAGAGGGTTGATTTGGGGAAATCTGAGACAGTTTCAGCGAAGGACAGCCACCAGAGAATAGTTGAG GAGCTGAATGCCGATTATGCTGGAAGCTTAGAGAATGTCACAAAGAGTAAGTGTGCTGTAACAGAGCTGGTGGAATCCTACTCAACTGATTTAACCAATCAGAGTGCTCAGAGCCAAGATCATGTGATTCAATGGTCCAATCAGCTACAGACAGAGTTGGGAAATAGAGTAGAGGATGTGCATGCCTTCCTTCAAGAGAAGATGAAGAAAGATATCCCAACAG GTGCTACCCCACAAAGACGGGAAGTTCTGTACCCTCAAAGTCTGACAAGAACTGGGGCCCATGAAGAGCTACTGGAGGACTTTGGTTTCCAGCCCCCACCTATAAAGGCCAACCTGATGAGGAGCTTGGAGCTGGCCGCTCAAGAGGAGGAGAGTGAGGGAGGGGTCAGTGATCAG ATGGATCATCAGACCCAGGCTATTCAGAAGGAGATTCCAGATGATGTGAGTGAGGCAGGAAGTGACATGTCGTGTTCCTCCGCGACCTCAGGGGTGTCTGTCTTCAGCTACTCCAGCAAG ACATCAGAAACCAAAGAGAATGCTTTGAAAAAGTCAAGAAAAGTCAAGATTAATAGTACCAACATCACTCCGCGCAACAAGACGCGACTTCCACTGCGCTCCAGTAACAACGATTCCTAG